One window of the Cryptomeria japonica chromosome 7, Sugi_1.0, whole genome shotgun sequence genome contains the following:
- the LOC131056593 gene encoding uncharacterized protein LOC131056593, with amino-acid sequence MTPSRRGGYGNENNPERRGLLQRSIQGLRRRVEGEAETGRLNEEERLLRIERAELRSRIDEIIRRLQTINEGLRSLNSPSITHQPEVVSQQMEREGRELIGALDTIKLSLLQISNVPLCAICMIEFDVGEEACQMFCHSTHIFHHDCLHRWLERKKDCPLCKTPVPYPYHQQCPPSSSPSN; translated from the coding sequence ATGACGCCATCCAGAAGAGGAGGATATGGAAATGAGAACAATCCTGAAAGAAGAGGATTATTACAGAGAAGTATACAAGGTTTGCGGCGGAGAGTAGAAGGGGAAGCCGAAACAGGCAGATTAAACGAAGAGGAACGCCTCCTCCGAATAGAGCGAGCAGAACTGAGAAGCAGGATTGATGAGATAATAAGGAGGCTACAAACCATAAATGAAGGCCTCCGTAGTTTGAATTCTCCCTCAATCACACATCAACCTGAAGTTGTATCTCAACAAATGGAGAGGGAGGGAAGAGAGTTGATAGGCGCGCTTGATACCATAAAACTCTCTCTTCTTCAGATTAGTAATGTTCCACTTTGTGCAATTTGTATGATTGAATTTGATGTGGGGGAAGAAGCCTGCCAAATGTTCTGTCACAGTACTCATATTTTCCACCATGACTGTCTTCACCGATGGTTAGAAAGGAAGAAAGACTGCCCACTATGTAAGACGCCTGTGCCTTACCCATATCACCAACAATGTCCTCCTTCATCTTCACCATCAAATTAG